A stretch of Lathyrus oleraceus cultivar Zhongwan6 chromosome 6, CAAS_Psat_ZW6_1.0, whole genome shotgun sequence DNA encodes these proteins:
- the LOC127096628 gene encoding magnesium transporter MRS2-3: MMRNERVVKVTERLVSKKASKARTWLIMSNEGQRQTVEAGKPTIMQRTGLAARDLRILDPMLSYPSTIMGRDKAMVLNLEQIKAIVSAHEVLLLNSRDPSVVPFVEELHARILHHHSIIIDHSQDDEDKKDEDEIKQVNDKKKIIPFEFVVLEACLEDVISSLENEANILELEAYPALDKLTSKISTLNLERVRHIKSRLVALTARVQRVKDELENLLDDDGDMAELYLTNKLSQQKFENSSTVSSMNNNGDDIMMNQVLQPNIADRTLSESSLKQGGDLTDHDDSKSIVSGEIPKSQAGTVNSGVGSVEELEKLLGAYFVQIGSTLNKLSMLNEYVEDTEDYINITLDDKQNRILQTGVHIGTISVIVNSFIVVTGIFGMNIHIDIFNAEDDKLFFVTIILCTAACLILYFLAMLWYKKKHML, from the exons ATGATGAGAAATGAGAGAGTAGTGAAGGTAACAGAACGACTTGTAAGTAAGAAAGCAAGCAAGGCAAGAACATGGTTGATAATGAGCAATGAGGGGCAAAGACAGACGGTGGAGGCCGGAAAACCGACAATAATGCAGCGGACCGGGCTAGCGGCCAGGGACCTTAGGATTCTTGATCCTATGTTGTCATACCCTTCAACAATTATGGGTCGTGACAAAGCAATGGTCTTAAACTTGGAACAAATAAAGGCTATTGTTAGTGCACATGAGGTTCTTTTGCTCAATTCTAGAGATCCATCTGTTGTTCCTTTTGTGGAAGAACTTCATGCAAGGATTCTTCATCATCATAGTATTATCATTGATCATTCTCAG GATGATGAAGATAAGaaggatgaagatgaaataaAGCAAGTTAATGACAAAAAGAAGATTATTCCTTTTGAGTTTGTGGTGTTGGAGGCATGTCTTGAAGATGTCATAAGTTCCTTAGAAAACGAG GCAAATATATTGGAACTTGAGGCTTATCCTGCCCTAGATAAGCTAACCTCAAAGATTAGTACTCTTAATTTGGAACGTGTTCGTCATATTAAGAGTCGATTAGTTGCCTTAACTGCTCGTGTTCAAAGG GTAAAGGACGAGTTAGAAAACTTGTTGGATGATGACGGAGATATGGCTGAACTATATCTTACAAATAAATTGTCTCAACAGAAGTTTGAAAATTCTTCTACAGTCTCATCCATGAATAATAATGGAGACGACATCATGATGAATCAAGTTCTTCAACCAAATATTGCTGACAG GACTTTATCCGAATCATCATTGAAACAAGGTGGAGATTTAACTGATCATGATGACTCTAAAAGTATCGTTAGTGGCGAAATACCTAAATCGCAGGCTGGTACTGTCAATAGTGGTGTTGGCAGTGTTGAGGAGCTTGAGAAGCTCTTAGGAGCATACTTTGTGCAAATTGGTAGCACCCTCAACAAACTATCCATG TTGAATGAATACGTTGAGGACACAGAGGACTACATAAACATTACATTAGATGACAAACAAAACCGTATTCTGCAAACTGGAGTTCACATAGGCACAATAAGTGTGATTGTGAATAGCTTTATTGTGGTGACAGGTATTTTTGGCATGAATATTCACATTGATATATTTAATGCTGAAGATGATAAGTTGTTCTTTGTGACAATTATCCTATGCACTGCTGCTTGTTTAATCTTATATTTTCTTGCCATGCTTTGGTACAAGAAAAAACACATGCTGTAA